ACGGATCGGCCACACAACACCTCCGTAGTCAGGACGACGGACATGGGCAAGAAAGAACTCCTGTTCGAACTCATGAAAGACCCCGGCGACCAGCCCCAGCCCGAGCCTCAGGGCTTCTGGCAGCGGCTTCGGGCCAAACGGTACGGCACCGAGCAGCCTGCGCAACCCGCGCCCGTGCCGGTCGAACCGCCCTCGGAAACCGGCGAGGCCCCGCCGCCGCCCGTCGCCGACCCGACACCCTATGATCGCGGTCCCTCCGAAGTGCGGCGGATATCGTTGAATACGCCCACCGTCGTCGGCGCGGTGGTCCTGGCGCTGCTGGTCTTCTTCATCGGATACCTGGCTGGACGCAGCGGCACCGATCAGGACGAGACGGCCGAGCGATCGCAGGCCCAAATCAATGAGATCGCCGACCGCGACCCGCAGGAGGACGTCCTTCAGGCCCTGCCTCCGGTGCCTCGGAACGCCCAGCAGGCCCGGGTCGAGCCGGCGGCGGCGACGCCTCCCGCCCGCACCGCCCCCATCGAGGCCGATTCCGGCGAAAAAAAGGCTAGAAATCCTGCCCTCAATTACCTTATAATACAAAGATTTCCGACCGAGGAGTCGGCCCTGCGGGCTCAAAGGTTCCTCACGGAAAAAGGCGTGGAGACCACGATCGAGGGCCAGGGACGGTTCTTCGAGCTGGTCAGCGTGAAGGGATTTAACTTCCCGACCGAACGCGACCAGTTCGATCGTTTCCAGCAGGCGATCAAGGTCTACGGCCGGCAATACGCCAGGACGCCGGGCGGCGACGCCGACTTTGAAACGTGTTACGCGAAAAAAGGCAGTCTGTTTAACTGAGCCTTCGGGCCGGACAATCAGGAGTAGCTTTCGATGTCATTGGACAGGTCACTGAAGTCGAGATCGGCGCTGGTGCGTTCCCGCAATGTTCTGACCCGCGCGGAGCGCCTGGTGGTGTTGAAGGAAGAGGAACGCTGGGGCGAGGAGAAGACCGTTTTCGGGCTCCCCAAGGTCCGCGTTCGGCGGGCCAAGGCGGGCAAGGCCAAAGCCGCTGCAGAAAAGGCCGCTGAAGAGACCGCCGCGCCCGCTGCTGCCCCCGCCGCCGCAGGCGCCAAGAAGGGCAAGTAAGCCCGTCCGTTTTCGATTTTACCTCTGAGCCGGCCGCCGCTTCCACGGCGGCCGATTCTCTAGCGCCTTGTGAGCGAGGGATACGACCATGACCAGTTTGCCCATTGCCTCCCGCTGCCGCGACATTGACGCCTCCGGCATCCGCAAAGTCTTCGAACTGGCCGAGCAGCGCCGGCGGGACGGGGTCGAGCTGGTGGACCTGTCCATCGGCCAACCCGACTTTCCCGTCCCGGACGTGATCAAGCAGGCCGCGGTCGAGGCTATCGGGGCCGACTTCAACGCCTACACCGTCACCCAGGGCATTCAGCCGCTACGGGACAAGGTCGCCGGCATGGTCCGCGAGCGGATCGGCGTCGATCCCGAAGCCGTCATGATCACCTCCGGTGTCAGCGGCGGCCTTCTGCTGGCCCTGTTGGCCACGGTCGGCCCCGGCGACGAGGTCATCATCGTCGATCCCTTCTTCGTCATGTACAAGCACCTGGTCACCCTGGCCGGCGGCAAGAGCGTCATCCTCAGCAGCTACGACGACTTCTCGCTGCCTTTGGATCGGATCGCCGACGCGATCAATGACCGGACCAAGGTCATCCTGCTGAACTCCCCATGCAACCCCACCGGCTGCGTCTACGGCGAGGGTGAACTCCGGCAACTGGCCGAACTGGCCGAAAAGCACAACCTCCTGGTCGTCTCGGATGAGATCTATCGCTGCCTGTGGTATGACCAGCCGCCGGCCAGCATCGTCAAGATGATCCCCCACCGGTCGATCCTGCTCGATGGTTTCTCCAAGAGCCTGGCCCTGACCGGATGGCGGGTCGGCTACGCCACCGGTCCCCGCCAGATCCTGGAGCAGATGACCAAGCTCCAGCAATACACCTTCGTCTGCGCCCCGTCGTTCGCCCAGAAGGCGACCATGGCCATGGACCAGTTCGACCTGGAACCGATCCGGCAACAGTACGCCAGACGCCGCGACCTGGTCTACGAAGGCCTCAAGGACCACTTCGAGGTCGTTCGTCCCGGCGGCGGGTTCTACATCTTCCCGAAGGCCCCCATCCAGCCGGCCGCCAAATTCGTCGAGATGGCCCTGGAGCGTAACGTCCTGGTCATCCCGGGAAAGGTCTTCAGCGAGCACGACACCCACTTCCGGATCAGCTACGCCCGTCGCGAAGAGGAACTGGCCCGCGGGGTCGAGATTCTCCGCGATCTGGCCGGCCGTATCGGCCGCTGAAACCCGAATAAGCCGCTTAATCGCCCGCCCTCATCTGTCGATCTATTTGTCAGATGAACATCTGGTGCGTATAATCGTACAGGACGTTTTACAAATGCCTGTAATTGGTTATTGATTAATTTTATCGTTTGCCATCTCTGATGATAGTTAATGGGTAATCTCGACGTGAACACGCTCAATGGTGTATCGCCTTCCGACGCACTGGAACGCTGTGAGGAGGCGATCGGCTACAAATTCAAGGATCAGCAGCTCTTGCGGGCCGCCTTGACCCACGCCTCGAGCGCCAATTCCCGCGTGGAAAGCAATGAGCGCCTTGAGTTTCTGGGCGATGCGGTCCTCGCCCTGATCGTCTGCGACGAGCTGTACACCCAGTTTCCCGAGGCCCTGGAGGGCGACCTGACCAAGGTCAAATCGGCGGTGGTCTCGCGGCGGATATGCGCCCACCTGAGCAAGGCCGCCGGGCTGGAGGACCTGATTTTTCTTGGCAAGGGCATGATCGGGCGCAGCGGCCTGCCGACCTCGCTTCTGGCGGCGGTCTTCGAATCCCTCATTGCCGCCGTATACCTTGACAGCGATTTCGAGACGGTCAAGTCCCTGGTGCTCCGGCTGATCCGTCCGGTAATCGACGAGGTCACCAAGTCCAAGATGCACCAGAACTACAAGTCGCAACTCCAGCAGTATGCCCAGCGGGAAATGGAAGTAACTCCGATCTACGAGGTCCTCGACGAAAAGGGACCGGACCACAGCAAGTGCTTCGAGATCTGCGTGCGGCTCTCCGATCGGCGGTTCGATTCGGCCTGGGGCACGAGCAAGAAGGAAGCCGAGCAGTACGCCGCCGAAAAGGCCCTCGACGCCCTTGGCCTGCTGGACAAGTCTCCTCACCCAGCCAATTGACGGTTGCCCGCCCATAGCCGCTCCGCTAGAATGCCCTCGTGGGAACACGAATTGTCCACGGGAGGACTCCATGTCGAAATACGCGGTGATCATGGCGGGCGGTCCCGGCACGCGGCTGTGGCCGATGAGCCGCAAGTCGCGACCCAAGCAGCTTCTGCCGTTCGGGCCCGAAGGACGCTCGCTGCTGCGGACAAGCCTCGAACGGCTGACCGGCACGTTCGACGGCGAGCACATCTACGTGATTGCCGGCGCCGACCATCTGGAGGCCATCCGCACCGAGCTTCCGGAACTGCCGGAGGCCAATCTGATCGGCGAACCGGTCCCGCGCGACACCGCCAATGCGATCGCTCTGGCCTGTGCGGTGATCTCGCAGCGAGACCCGCAGGGCACGATCGCCGTGGTGACGGCCGACCACATCATCGAACCGGTGGACCGCTTCCAGAAGGTCATCGAAACCGCAATGGCGCGGGTTGAGCGCCATCCGGACTACCTCGGCACGTTCGGAATCAAGCCGACCTGGGCCCACCCGGGTCTCGGCTACATCCATCGCGGCCCGAAGCTCGATGACGGCGACGTTCCAACCTTTGAGGTCCGGGCCTTCAAGGAAAAGCCCGATCCGGCGACGGCCCAGCGGTATCTGGCCGATGGCGAGCACTACTGGAACTCGGGCATGTTCGTCTGGAAGGCCAAAACCATCATGGACCAGCTTCACCGGCATCTGCCGCAGAATACCGAGCGGCTGGTGGATCTGGCCAGATCCTTCGGCCGGCCCGAATGGCCCATCAAGGCGGCTGAGGTCTACGAACCACTCGACAAGATCAGCATCGACTACGCCGTGATGGAGAAAGCCCAGAAGGTTCTGGTCGTCGAGATGGACTGCCGGTGGGCCGACGTGGGAAGCTGGGTCGAGCTGCGCAACGTGACCGGCACCGACGGCTTCGGTACCGCCGCCCTGGCCAATAAGCTGGTGCCCATCGACAGCAACGACAACGTCGTGGTCAGTTCCGACGACGACCACCTGATCGCCACGATCGGCGTCCGCGACGTGATCGTCGTCCACACGCCGGATGCTACCCTCATCTGCGCCAAGGACCAGGCCCAGAAGATCAAAGACCTGGTCAAAAAACTCGAACTCGACTTCGAGACGCACACGTAGAGCCGGGACGCCTGCGATCCGGCACCGCCCTACCTGAGCGGGATGCCGTTCCGCTTGCAGATGTCCTTGACCGCCTGGACGGCCGCTTTGAAGCGGTCCGGGCCGGTGAACCCGGCGAACTGGCCCGCCTTGGTCAGGTGCGGCTCCATGGTCATGAACCCGTCGAACCCGTCCTTCCACGCGTCGGCCAGCGTCTTTTCGACCTCGCCGTCGCCCTCGCCGCACGGCACCACATGCTCGCCCCGTTTGTAGTCCTTCAGGTGGAAGCACTTGGTGTACTTCTTGAGCGGCATCCAGCAGTTCTCGAACACGTCGGTCACGCCGCTGTGGACGAAGTTGGCCGGATCGTAGCAGTTGATCATGTGCGGGCCGTAAAGCCGGGCCATGATCTGCTCGCACCGCTCCGGCAGATCGCCGTAGATGCCGTACTCGTTCTCGTGGACCAGGACGAGGTTCGGATGGTTCGCTGCGATCCATTCGACCCAGCCGGCCATCCGCCCGAGCACCTCCTGGCCGTAGGTCGCGATCGACTGGCCCTCCGGCGGATAGTACGAAAACACGCGGATGTACTTGGCGTCGAACGCCTCGGCCAACTCCGCCCCTCGCTTGAGCCGTTCCAACTCGAGTTTCATTTCCTTGTCGATCGCGCTCTTGCCGATCGGCGACCCGATGGCTGCGATGGCGAACCCGCGGTCCTTGAGCGTGCCCTGGATGCGGCCGACCTGCTGGTCGGTCAACTCCATCACATTGGCTCCCCAGGCCCCGCGAAGGTCGATCCAGCGAATCCCGCACTCGCCCAGAACGTCGAGCTGTTCATCCAGTTCCGGCGATATCTCATCGGCAAACGCGCTCAGTACGGGCATGACGGTCCTCCTTCCAGCCGCAACGCGGCAGTTCCCGTTTTCTCCCTTATCATCGCCACCGCCGGTCAGCGGTGCAACCTCCAAACCGGCAGTTTCGCACTGAGACCCTACGTCCAGTTCACTTCCCGCCAACTTACCTGCCGTGGGCCTAAATGCACTTCCAGTAGCCCGCAACCCCGATCGTCAATCTCCAGTGGCCCGGCCTCTCCGCAGTCTTCAGCCCTCACCGTCGCCTTTCGTCCTTCCCGCCAACCCGCCAGCTCCAGCGGCAGCAGGAATCGCGCGCATTGCGGCCGGTCCGATGGGTTGAACAATACCGCGACCGCGCAAGGATTGTCGTGTGGGTGGCAGTGCATGACCCCGTCGATACCGCGACAGTCCGGGGTGCCCAACGTCACCGTCCGGGCGGTCAGCAGCCGCCGGTACGTCCGATAAAAACCGATCCAGCGTTCCACCACCGCCCGGCTCTTGGGCCCGCTGTACAGGTGCTTGCCGTGCAGACAGCCGGTAAACCCCAGCCCAAGGTGGGTCGCCAGGGCATGCTCAAGCCGGTCCAATTCGTGTTCCGGATCGCCCACCATCGACGGTCGGCCTCCGCCGTACATCGTCCCAACCGACATGAACCCCCACCGGCACGAGGGCGGCAGTTGGTCGTTGGCCGCGACCAGATTGGCCCGAAACTGGGTGATCTGATCCAGACCCTTCAGCACCGACATGTCATCCTCGGTATACCCGCCGGGGATCTGGCCCACCCCGTCGAACAGTCGCGAGGCGACGGTCGGGCTCTGAACGAACA
This DNA window, taken from Phycisphaerae bacterium, encodes the following:
- a CDS encoding small basic protein; amino-acid sequence: MSLDRSLKSRSALVRSRNVLTRAERLVVLKEEERWGEEKTVFGLPKVRVRRAKAGKAKAAAEKAAEETAAPAAAPAAAGAKKGK
- a CDS encoding aminotransferase class I/II-fold pyridoxal phosphate-dependent enzyme, which translates into the protein MTSLPIASRCRDIDASGIRKVFELAEQRRRDGVELVDLSIGQPDFPVPDVIKQAAVEAIGADFNAYTVTQGIQPLRDKVAGMVRERIGVDPEAVMITSGVSGGLLLALLATVGPGDEVIIVDPFFVMYKHLVTLAGGKSVILSSYDDFSLPLDRIADAINDRTKVILLNSPCNPTGCVYGEGELRQLAELAEKHNLLVVSDEIYRCLWYDQPPASIVKMIPHRSILLDGFSKSLALTGWRVGYATGPRQILEQMTKLQQYTFVCAPSFAQKATMAMDQFDLEPIRQQYARRRDLVYEGLKDHFEVVRPGGGFYIFPKAPIQPAAKFVEMALERNVLVIPGKVFSEHDTHFRISYARREEELARGVEILRDLAGRIGR
- the rnc gene encoding ribonuclease III: MGNLDVNTLNGVSPSDALERCEEAIGYKFKDQQLLRAALTHASSANSRVESNERLEFLGDAVLALIVCDELYTQFPEALEGDLTKVKSAVVSRRICAHLSKAAGLEDLIFLGKGMIGRSGLPTSLLAAVFESLIAAVYLDSDFETVKSLVLRLIRPVIDEVTKSKMHQNYKSQLQQYAQREMEVTPIYEVLDEKGPDHSKCFEICVRLSDRRFDSAWGTSKKEAEQYAAEKALDALGLLDKSPHPAN
- a CDS encoding NTP transferase domain-containing protein, with translation MSKYAVIMAGGPGTRLWPMSRKSRPKQLLPFGPEGRSLLRTSLERLTGTFDGEHIYVIAGADHLEAIRTELPELPEANLIGEPVPRDTANAIALACAVISQRDPQGTIAVVTADHIIEPVDRFQKVIETAMARVERHPDYLGTFGIKPTWAHPGLGYIHRGPKLDDGDVPTFEVRAFKEKPDPATAQRYLADGEHYWNSGMFVWKAKTIMDQLHRHLPQNTERLVDLARSFGRPEWPIKAAEVYEPLDKISIDYAVMEKAQKVLVVEMDCRWADVGSWVELRNVTGTDGFGTAALANKLVPIDSNDNVVVSSDDDHLIATIGVRDVIVVHTPDATLICAKDQAQKIKDLVKKLELDFETHT
- a CDS encoding TIM barrel protein, encoding MPVLSAFADEISPELDEQLDVLGECGIRWIDLRGAWGANVMELTDQQVGRIQGTLKDRGFAIAAIGSPIGKSAIDKEMKLELERLKRGAELAEAFDAKYIRVFSYYPPEGQSIATYGQEVLGRMAGWVEWIAANHPNLVLVHENEYGIYGDLPERCEQIMARLYGPHMINCYDPANFVHSGVTDVFENCWMPLKKYTKCFHLKDYKRGEHVVPCGEGDGEVEKTLADAWKDGFDGFMTMEPHLTKAGQFAGFTGPDRFKAAVQAVKDICKRNGIPLR